GTGCTGCGCCGCTTTGGTATTAAAATGTTTCAACCCGGATGATTGGCCTGGGTACTAAAATACTTAACCCAGGATGGTCCTGACTTAAAACTTTATGGAATTCAACTGTTTGTCTACCAGCATACCATCCACCGGTTTTAAGTTATAATTCAAGGCTCGTTTCGCTTTGAACTTTATCACGAACAGATCCGTCGTACCTGATAATGTATCCTGATCACCAATATTCACAAAAGTAGGATACAGCGCTTTTTTACCGTTGCTATGCAGCCGGTCGTTGGTCATGTTCTGCATGTTTTTCATATGAAGCGGCACAATCCCCACCAGCTCAAGATCCCGGCTATCATAAGGTAATGCAAAACTCAGGGCATTCACGCCCCGAAGACCGGTGCCACTTACTTTTATTTCAACGATATCGTCTTTTTCATAGGCATGTTTATTGGCGTTGATGACTAATCTGCCCTGCAGGCTATCTTTGGCCTCAGCATCTACGCCTCCATCCAATCGGGTAGCTACCGTGGATATGTCGTAAGCATCAATTAAACCATTGTTATTCACATCTCCCTTACTTACATACCCATCAAAATCAGCATCTCCTTTTCTTAACCCGGTATAATTGATATAAGACGTGAGATCGTTGTTATCTATTTTTTGATCATTGTTGATATCACCCGGAATAATACTTACGGAACCAGGAGCTTTAAATACATATAATTCCCGTCCCGAGCCATATCCGCCAACAGCATCGGTTACGGCTATTTTGATGTATCGGGCAGTAGGATGATTCCTGAAAACATATTCCTTTACATCTCCCGTTTTAGCCCACTCAAAAGAGCCGGCATCATTCCAGTTGATTTTATCCGTACTGTAAGAGATACTTCCTTTCAATAAAATGCCATTGCCCCGGTTACGCGGCAGGTATTGGATTTTATCAAGCTGGTTGATAGACATCAGATCCGCTACCAGTTCAAACGGAACCGCTTTGCTACTCCATTGTGTATGCCACATGCTGGTTTCATCAAAGTCGAACAGATTAGCCAGTTCATTTCCCTCTTCCGCCGGTGCTGTAGACTGCCCTGTGATATTCTTAATAGCAAATTCCAGCGGATTTGTTTTGGTGCGGGCAGCAAACTCTTTCCAGTCCGAATGCCCCGTCTTGTTTACTGCCCGTACCTTGAACGCATAGGCAGTTTCAGGAACCAGGTCTTCAAACAAAAGTGCCGTATCTGTAATCGTGCTGTAAAGCTGACCGTTGAACTCAATTTCGTAATAATCTGCATTGGCAACTTTACTCCAGCCGGGTGTCAGCGTGTAAGCCTTCGCGTTAGTATCGGCAACCTGTGCCTGCATTGGAGCCGCCAAAGTACCGGTCGATTTAGCGAGATGTTCCGCCGGTGCAAAGCGATAACCGTTTACACTAAGCTTCACAGGATTAACCGTAATATCAGTGGCTGCAATTTTCACCAGCAACTGCGGATTTTTGATGATGGCAACTTTTTCAAAAGCAGTTCCCTTCGTTGCAAATCTGTTGAGGTCAGGCGCCACGTCATAGAAATATACATTCGTATTGTTCAGAAAATCCGCTTTAGATGTGGCCTTTCTCAATTTTACAGCACTTTTTCCCAGCAATGCAGCTACACTGGCTGGTTGTTGGCTTACATTGACATGAAATTCCGTGGTTTTAATCTTTACAAATCCTTCGAAATTTCCCTGAGTCGGATGAACTGTAATAATGGCCGTACCTTTTTCAACCGATGATGTAATCAGGGTAGTAGCGCCTTTCCCTGCCTGATAAGCTTCGGTAAACCCATCATCGTCGTATTCTGTAAAGGCCGATTTGCCATCCGGGTATACTTCGTATATACGCAGCCCTTTGTTAATTTCTGAGATGTTATTGTTAGGATTAGCCATCGGGATGATAGCTCCGCTTTTCACAAACAGCGGTAATTTCCAGATAGGTGCAGCGAAATTGTTGATGATACGGTTGCCCTCATACCGGTTGCCGGAGAAGTAATCGATCCAGGTGCCTTTAGGCAGATAGATGCCATTCTGTATATCATTTCCTGCTTTATCTGTATGGATTTCTTTATAAACAGGGGCAACCAGGAACCAGGGACCATACAGGTACTGATACTGTGTACACCGGCCAAATGTATATGCCTCCGGATATTCCAGGAACATGGCCCGGATCATCGGCAGTCCGTTCATCGCTTCTTTGGCAATACTGTAGGTATAAGGAATCAGCGCCGACTTCAGCTTCAAATAAGTACGGTTAATGGAGGTGGCTGGCTCGCCCAACGCATGGGGATATTTTTCATTAGCGCCCCATCCGTCCATATTCAACTCCATCGGCGTAAAAGTCTTCCATTGAAAGTCCCGTATATTCACCGCCAGGTGCCTGCCTCCGAAGATACCGTCCATGTCGGAAGTAATGTTCGGCTGGCCCGATAATCCTGATCCGAGATAGGTAGGAATATGAAAACGGATATACTCCCAAACGCCGCCCGTCTGATCGCCGGTCCATACGCCGGCATAACGTTGTGTACCCGCCCATCCATCAAGAGAAATGATAAAAGGCCGCGCATCATGGCCCTCCCGGGGCATAATATTCGCAGCATCGGCAACGCCGTTTAATCCGAATGAATACCCCTGGCCCACCCAGGCCACGTCTGTTTTTAATACCCTTACTCCGGCCACCCCTACTTCTTTGATGATATCACGCTGCAATAAGGCGCTGATACTATCTATCGGATGCAGGTCCGACTGTGTCCAGAGGCCTATCTGCACGCCATGCTGCTTCGCATAGTCCCCGAAAGATTTCAGGTTGAGCAGGTTGCTGTCCAGCGTACTTGTTTGTCCATAACCCGCACCATAGCCGTCGTTGGGCAGTATCCAGCCGAGCGGCATATCATGCGCCTGGTACCGGTCTATGACAGCACGGGCCGAAAAGGGGTAGTTGTTCTTTTCGCCGTTCAAAGATTCCTTTGTGCCTCCATTGTCTTTCTGACTTTCTTTATACCGTTTTCCATCTTCAAACAAAATACCGCTGGTATCTGCTTTCCAGTAATCACGGTTATAGGCATTCAAATGCCCTTCATAAAACCCGAATTTGGGCAGTAATACAGGGTGACCGGTGAGCTGGTAGAAATCATTGAGCAGCGCTGCCGGTTGCTCGTCGATCATGAAGAAAACATCGAGGGAATTGGTTTCGTGAGAAACATTAACCACTCCTTTTTCCGCTGCTCCAAAATCGTATTTCCCTTTTTTAAAGGTATACCACATCAGGCCGTAGCCGTTGGTGGACCAATAAAACGGGGTAGGGGAAGCTACGCCGCCATCCGTCCAGCTGTTTTGGTTTTCAATGGCAATGGCCTTACCCTTATGTGAGAATCTTCCGTTTTGCACGCCGCCACCATAGAAATATTCCTCGGGATTTTCTTTCAAACTCAGCGTCACCTGTTTTTTGCTAAACTGAACCGGTCCGTTTATTTCTGCTACCTTTTTCTTTTCGCCATTCAACACCCTGATACGGGATGAATGCTTATCCAGCATAATGCTGACTTTACCGCTGCTGATATTTACCTCATCCGGAGTTTCAGTTATAGTTACTTTCGAAACCGGCCGCCGCGGGTTATCCACTAATATTTTCGCAGGCGGCGATGCCAGCGGGTCACTGAAATCCTTGCCGGTACTGTCGCATAGCATCCGGAATATATTCTCGCCGTAGAAATCCAGCAACAGGCGCCGCTGATTAGATAACTGCAGGGCTACAGTAGTTGGATTGATTTTTTGGATGCTTATTATTTTTACGGTATCTGGCTGCTGGCTGGAAATTTTCTGCTGCGCCGCTACCTGTAAAATGCCTGCCGGGGAAACGAATGGCAGCAAAAAGCCGGGTATTACAAAACGTAATAAGTATTTCATGATCACTGGTGGATGGTGTAAAAATCTCATCCTGTAAATATAAACCAGAATCAAGGATGATGTATAATAAACGCAAACGTTTGCGTCTGGCGGATAAAGCCATTTATTTACAGATGACAGGTAGATAGGGGCAACAACGTAGTTTCCTGTCTTTGATGGATGGAGGGGTTGAGCTGATGACCTGAGAAAGCCGGCCTGCGAAAGGCCGGCGTTTTACCTAATCTAATGCGTGTCCGGAGTGACCTTAAAATGATACACCCCGGAGCCGATGTTATAAAGTGATTGTTTTCCTTCTTTTCCGGCAAAACGGATGGCTTTCACCTGGCTTACCGGCTTGCCGTCGGCCAACACCCGGCTGTTGCCGGAAGCCGGGAGGTAAACCGTTGCCGTAGTATTGCAGGGAATCTTTACGGTAAGCTCAAAGGTACCGTCCTGTTCCTGCCACTCGCTGCTGATCAGCCCGTAGAGCGATTGGTAGCTGGCCCGGGCAAAGGTGATACCGCCCACCGGTTGAGGGTGTATGATGATATGTTTAAACGCTTCGCTGTTTTCTGCCTGTCCAATGCCTGCCAGGGTATTATAAAACCATTCCATCAGATGCCCCAGCATCAGGTGGTTGTTGGATACGTAACGATATGCCTGCCAGGATTCCGTCAGCGAAGTAGCGCCATGCTCCAGCTGGTAGCCATATCCCGGCACATCGGTACGGGCATTCATCCGGTATATCAGATCAGACTTTCCCGCTGCCTGTAGTACACGCAACAGGAAACTATGGCTGATCTCCCCGGTAGTAATGCTATTGTTCCTGTTTTGTATATCTGTAACAAGATGATGGATTACTGCATCCTTATCTTGTGGCGGTACCAGCCCCATATATACCGGAAGCGCGTTGGCAGCCTGACTGCCAGAGGCATATTGTTGGGTTGTTTTATCGAAGAAGAATGTATTGAAGGCTGTCTTCACCCTGGCCATCTGTGCCTGATACCTGCGAACATCATTGGTATATCCCAGTACCCGGGCGGTTTGGGCAAGTATGCTCAGATCGTAGTAATAGAACGCCGTAGCAGTATTACTCTTGGGGGTATTCTGTGATTCTCCCACGCCGTTGGGGCCGATGTCGAACCAATCGCCCAGGCCAAAGCACAGCGTGTCATTTACGGATTTGCTCTCTAAATACGACACATACTGCTGCATCATATGATAGTTGTCGCTGAGTATTTTTTTATCGCCATACCAACGCCAGGCATTCCATGGCACAATCACAGCGGCGCTGCCGAATTCAGGCGCATCACGGAATCCGCCGGAAAAGACTACATACTCCGGCGCTATATCCGGTACCATGCCGTTGGGCAGCTGAGCTTCCCGCATGTCGGCGGTTATTTTCCGGAGCAGCCGGGCTACGTCGAAATTATACTGGATGGAATTCCCCATCAGGTGGGCTTCTTCGAGCCAGCCCAGTTTTTCACGATGCGGGCAATCGGTGAACACGCTGGCCATATTGCTTTTCACCGCCCAGTTGACAAGACGGAAAATCCTGTTGAACAGCTCATAAGAGCAGCTGAAATCGCCCACGGTAGCTGCTGCATTACGGGTATGCCATCCGGCCAGCGCCTGTACTTCCGGCAGGTGCTCCGGATTATTTTCATTGGCAGGTACGGCGCCTTCTACCTGAAGATAACGGAAACCATAGTACGAAAATTGAGGATGCCATTGTTCAGCGTCGGCTCCTTTCAGTGTATACTGGAACCAGCAGGGGCCGCCGGAGGCCTGTTGCGTTACCGAACCATCGGCTGCCACCAGTTCTCCCGGTATTATTTTCACGGTACTGTCTTTGGGGCCGGTAACAGTAATAGCCGGAATACCGGATGCGTTCTGGCCCAGATCATATACCCATACGCCCGGGCGGGGCTGGTATACTTTTACCGGTTTCAGGGTATCCATTACTTTCAGTGGGTCTGCCAGCTGGCTTTCCAGGTTAGCAGGACCGCTTACTGTCATTGCTGTTTTCCAGGAGCCGTCGTTGAATGCAGGCTGGTTCCAGCCAGCCTGCTCCAGCGTTGCATTGTAATCCTCTCCGCCGTAAATACTGGAATAGACTACCGGACCTGGCGCTGTTTTCCAGCGCTGATCGCTGATGATGTTTTCGCTGCTGCCATCGTTATATTCAAGGAACAGCCGGCAGATCATTTTCGGGTATCCGAAAGTGCCTTCCAGCTTGCGGTAGCGCTCTTTCGGAATATGATAGAATCCATTTCCCAGCATCACGCCCAGCACATTACTGCCGGGGCGGAGCTGTTGGGTAAGATCAAATGTTACATAGAGCGTCTTTTTGTCGTACTGCGTCCAGCCGGGATCCAGGAAGTGATCTCCCACTTTATATCCGTTCAGGCTCAGCTCAAACTGGCCCAGGCCCGAAATGTACATCGTGGCCCGTTTCAGGGGTTTCTTCACGGCAAACTCTCTGCGCAACAGCGGCAATATGTTCCGGCTCCCGGCATTGGCGGTGCGCTGTTGGTTATTATCTCCCGGCAGATCTTCAAAAGCAATCCAGTTTGCGTGCTGCCAGTCGTGCTGCTCCCGCAGCCCCATTTTCCACTGCCCGGGCGCACTCCACGCGGTAGCTTGCCCCTTGCTGTCCCAGATACGTACTTTCCAGTAATAGGTTTTGGCGGCACTTAGTTTCTTTCCGGAAAAGGGTACGTATGCCGACTGTGACCCGGGCTGGCGCCGGGAATCCCAAACGTTACCATTGTTTTGCTGCAGCAAATCCGGATCATCTGCTACCAGAATCTGATAAGCACTTTGCATGACGCCACGTGCATCCGACACCAGCTCCCACGATAAATGCGGGTTGTCAGTTGTTATCCCCAATGGATTTATTTCATATTCGCATTTCAATTGAACCACCCGCACACTGTCTTTCAGGGTGGCATGGGCATTGTTCGCAAAAAGGAGGCAGGTTGCTGCCAGTAAATATCTTAACATAAATTCCGTTATGGCTGATTTTTCAAGGCAATACCATTATAATTCGTATGCTCGTTAACGTTATATAACATTGATGCGCATACGATATTTTATAAAACCAATTGTTTGTTTATTTCCCCGGCTGGTACCTGGTATTGTTTTCGTACCAGTTGATTCCTTTTTCACGATGCACGGGTATCACGGTATACATCAGCTTGGGTGGTTGTTGCCAGTCTTTCATCGGATCGAAACTGCTCAGCGGCAATTTAACCAGCACGCTGTTCCAGCCTTTCTTCACTTTCACCGCGGTTGGTGGCCGGTAAGAGAAGCCTTCATCTATCATCGGATCTTCCAGCCGGCCTGCTTCCCGCCCGGGCGCAGCCCATACGGGAGGCGCTACCAGCGCACTGTTCAGCCATATCCGGCTTTTCATATAATCCCATTCGCCTGCCGGGGGAGTGGCATCTGCACCGGATCTGGAAAGGTCTTTCAGCTCTGTGAACATGGTAAGCGTGGTATCGCTGTCGCTCCAGAAACGGGTGAACGCATACCAGGTAGTGTTTTCCTTCGGTGCAGGCAGCCAGGCGGTTGTGCCCATGAAAGAATGCGTTTGCCAGAGCCAGATGGTACCGCCGGTAACATGGAGCGCGGCACCGGAGTCGGCCAGCGATGCCTGGCTTTGCTCCGGCCAGTAGGAAGTGTTCAGGTTGCCCTTGTTTTCAAACGGACCAAACAATTTCCAATGTATGCCTGTTTGCTTCACGTACTGAAACGGCAGCTCCGAAAAGTAGCGGCGTTTATGAACAAGCAGCCGCGCCTCGAATGAGGCAAAGTCTTTCGCCCGTTGCGTGTTGTCGTCTCCCATAAAAAATACCACCCCGGGATAACCTCCGCCCCGCCAGCTGCGCTCTGCAAAAGCTAACATCGACGGATACACGGGCGTCATCAGCAACAGATCACTTTCTTTTGCAACCCGGCGATCACTCCACAGGCAGATCTCAGCTCCCATCATACTTTCATCGCCCTGTGTACGTTCGCCTATCTGCCGGTTGAAAATGGTGACTACACTGTTCATGGGATCAAGGTCGCTGAGGTAGAGGGAGCGGGAATCGATATACTTTACCGCAGCATTGCCGATCTTTTCATCCCGCCACATCTGCCGGATGGTGCTCCCCGGATCTCCGCCCGGCGCCCAGGTAATCACTTCCTTATGGTGCCGGTGTATGATCTCCGCTATGGCAGGCAACAATTTATTGTTGGTAATATTTACTTCGTCGGCGCCGATATGGATGTACGGAATATCGTAAGTAGCGGCCACTTCATTGATCGCTTCTTCGAGGATGCGACTTCCTTTCTCACGCTGCATATCTTCTCCGGTAGCCCGCCGGAAAGCAGCGCTATGGCCGGGAATATCAATTTCCGGCACCAGCGTGATAAAGCGATCCTTACAGTATTGGATCAGCTCTTTCACTTCCGGGATGCTGTAATATTGTCCCTTGTTTCTTGTCATGTGTTCCGGCGCTGTGAGCTCAGGATGCCCGGCTATCTGCAGTCTCCAGGCTACATCTTCAGTCAGATGAAAGTGGAAAATATTCATTTTATAGCGGGCCATCACATCTATCTGCTGCTTCAGCTGAGGAATGGATTGGAAGTTGCGCCCTACATCCACCATGTAGCCTCTCCACCTGTAGGCCGGGTAATCAGTGATATCGCAACCGGGCAGGGTATGGCTGGCGGTGATGAGCTGATACAGGGTTTGCAGTCCGTTGAATATACCATGAGGGGTACTAGCGGTAACGACTACACGTTTTCCGGTAACCACCAGCTGATAAGCTTCTTCGGGCAAATACGCTGCGGGCACATGACCCAGTTTCAGCTGAATGCTGTAATCGCCCGTGCTTGCCTGCTTTACGGAGGCATGGGCGCCATGCGTGGCCAGTACCTGTGCCAGTATGCTGGCTTCCTTTGTCAGGGAGTCCCCGCTGGCCACGATCTCCCGGCATTTGGCCAATGGGAATTGAGCCGTTGTCCAGGAGACCGACTGTGGGAGCGGTATGAGAGAAGGGTGTTGTTGGGCCTGGAGTTGCAGACAGGCCAGTAGAAACAACATCATGAATAGTTTGCTGAGGTACTTGTTCACTGAAGATATTTTTTGAGTTAAAAATGCCTGATGAGCGTGGAACGTGGCAATCAGAATCCTTCAGCACTGATATCCCCCAGCACAATGTATGACTGCGGTCCGGTCAGTCCTGTGAATTTAAAATATCTTGCCCATGGATGCAAGGGAATATTGAACAATTGTCCCTCATCGGTCTGCCGGTTGAACGTAAATGTGCCAAGATCGGTCCACGTGATATTATCACTACTCGTCCATAATTTGAAGGTATCGCAGCCTCTGTCGTCGCCTGGCGCCCTGTATAGCGTAAACGATGTTATCTGGTGTGGTGTTCCCATATCCACCGAAAACCAGTGCGGATAGGCGGGCTGCCCCACCCAAAGCGTGCGGGGATTACCATCTATCATGTTAGTGACCGTGTATTGATCTCCCGGAAGCGGGCTCGAAGAGTTAGCGATCTTCCAGTTTTGAGGACGGATGGCAAATGGCCTGCTGGTAACGTAATCCGTATAGAACGTATCAATGCTCAGTGAATCAGGCAGAAAAACCGTCCGGTACTGATAACCGGTGCCCGGCTTCAGATCCCTGATAGCGGAAGTTGTTGAGCTAATGGGAAAACTACTCACCCGGTTATTGCCCAGCGTATCTGTATATTTTATCTGCGTAGCGTAAGCGCCATTGGAGATATCCGCACTGCTCCAGGTAGCCACTGCTGAGTCAGGATACAGCACGGTGTTTAGTACGATCCGGCTGAGCAAACTGGATTGGTAGGTATCTCCGTAACTTGCTCCAAACACCTCCACTGGTACGGACGAATTACCTTTAGCATCATAGGTTTTGATGATAAAGGAATATATTTTTTCAGGAAGATTACTAATGATGCAGCTGATCGTATCTCCAGCCGGGGGGATGGTTACACTGATAGAATCAGTATAGTTATTCCAGAAAACCTTTGCAGTGGCTACATTAGGATCCGCATTTCTCAACCACGTAATCTTAGCCCGGTTGTGGCCCGCGTGTACCTGTGGCTGATTGGCTTTTCCTGAGTAGAAGATGCCATCCGGCACTGCAAATTTCCGGTAAGTATCATCCATTTTTTTACATGCTGTAAATGCCGGCAGCACAAGGCATAACAATGGGATATAGCAAGATAATTTGTTCATTTTTTTGTTTTTAAAATTCGGAAGTCAGGGTACAATTTGTCCCCACAAATCAATTTCCGCAATCACGATAGCGCCCGGTGAATCGTAGGTTTCCAGCGTTTTGAAACGTATATAACGCACGGCTGGCAACAGATGATCGAAGGTGAAATCTTCCCCGTGAAACCAGGCGTAGTTCATGTCTTCAGCGGTATTTTGCCCCATCGGCAACCCCGAAGGTTTGAACGAGGTGAAGGTGCCCAGTAGTTGCCAGTTGCCCCAGCTGCCATCCGGACTTGGATTATTAGTACCCCATAGTTCAAATTTCTTCACGGCGCCACCGGCGTATAAGTGATCATACCGGAACTGGTGTTCTACAATGCGGCTGAGCACTACCTTTTTACCGATGTCGATGGTGAACCATTGCGGCAATACGGAGGCATTGGTAGACGCGAAGATGTTATCGTACCAGTTGATGCTGCCATCCCAGAGATGATCGATGGTGAGATTGAAGTACGGCTGCCAGGTGTCGGTAGGCAGCTTCAGCGCACTCCAGGTGTTTTTGGGCACCGATATTTCGTATATGGGTTTCAGTGATTTGATCAGGGTATCTGATTTATTGCTCCATCTGTCTCGTACAAATACCGCAAACCTTCTGACAGTGGTATCGAATCCTCTGATAGAAAAATTGCCGGAAGGTGCGCTGGTGTAGAAGGTATTGATGGTGGTCCAGGTGTTTTGCCCGGTAGAATCC
The genomic region above belongs to Chitinophaga sp. 180180018-3 and contains:
- a CDS encoding TIM-barrel domain-containing protein, producing MKYLLRFVIPGFLLPFVSPAGILQVAAQQKISSQQPDTVKIISIQKINPTTVALQLSNQRRLLLDFYGENIFRMLCDSTGKDFSDPLASPPAKILVDNPRRPVSKVTITETPDEVNISSGKVSIMLDKHSSRIRVLNGEKKKVAEINGPVQFSKKQVTLSLKENPEEYFYGGGVQNGRFSHKGKAIAIENQNSWTDGGVASPTPFYWSTNGYGLMWYTFKKGKYDFGAAEKGVVNVSHETNSLDVFFMIDEQPAALLNDFYQLTGHPVLLPKFGFYEGHLNAYNRDYWKADTSGILFEDGKRYKESQKDNGGTKESLNGEKNNYPFSARAVIDRYQAHDMPLGWILPNDGYGAGYGQTSTLDSNLLNLKSFGDYAKQHGVQIGLWTQSDLHPIDSISALLQRDIIKEVGVAGVRVLKTDVAWVGQGYSFGLNGVADAANIMPREGHDARPFIISLDGWAGTQRYAGVWTGDQTGGVWEYIRFHIPTYLGSGLSGQPNITSDMDGIFGGRHLAVNIRDFQWKTFTPMELNMDGWGANEKYPHALGEPATSINRTYLKLKSALIPYTYSIAKEAMNGLPMIRAMFLEYPEAYTFGRCTQYQYLYGPWFLVAPVYKEIHTDKAGNDIQNGIYLPKGTWIDYFSGNRYEGNRIINNFAAPIWKLPLFVKSGAIIPMANPNNNISEINKGLRIYEVYPDGKSAFTEYDDDGFTEAYQAGKGATTLITSSVEKGTAIITVHPTQGNFEGFVKIKTTEFHVNVSQQPASVAALLGKSAVKLRKATSKADFLNNTNVYFYDVAPDLNRFATKGTAFEKVAIIKNPQLLVKIAATDITVNPVKLSVNGYRFAPAEHLAKSTGTLAAPMQAQVADTNAKAYTLTPGWSKVANADYYEIEFNGQLYSTITDTALLFEDLVPETAYAFKVRAVNKTGHSDWKEFAARTKTNPLEFAIKNITGQSTAPAEEGNELANLFDFDETSMWHTQWSSKAVPFELVADLMSINQLDKIQYLPRNRGNGILLKGSISYSTDKINWNDAGSFEWAKTGDVKEYVFRNHPTARYIKIAVTDAVGGYGSGRELYVFKAPGSVSIIPGDINNDQKIDNNDLTSYINYTGLRKGDADFDGYVSKGDVNNNGLIDAYDISTVATRLDGGVDAEAKDSLQGRLVINANKHAYEKDDIVEIKVSGTGLRGVNALSFALPYDSRDLELVGIVPLHMKNMQNMTNDRLHSNGKKALYPTFVNIGDQDTLSGTTDLFVIKFKAKRALNYNLKPVDGMLVDKQLNSIKF
- a CDS encoding glycoside hydrolase family 78 protein — its product is MLRYLLAATCLLFANNAHATLKDSVRVVQLKCEYEINPLGITTDNPHLSWELVSDARGVMQSAYQILVADDPDLLQQNNGNVWDSRRQPGSQSAYVPFSGKKLSAAKTYYWKVRIWDSKGQATAWSAPGQWKMGLREQHDWQHANWIAFEDLPGDNNQQRTANAGSRNILPLLRREFAVKKPLKRATMYISGLGQFELSLNGYKVGDHFLDPGWTQYDKKTLYVTFDLTQQLRPGSNVLGVMLGNGFYHIPKERYRKLEGTFGYPKMICRLFLEYNDGSSENIISDQRWKTAPGPVVYSSIYGGEDYNATLEQAGWNQPAFNDGSWKTAMTVSGPANLESQLADPLKVMDTLKPVKVYQPRPGVWVYDLGQNASGIPAITVTGPKDSTVKIIPGELVAADGSVTQQASGGPCWFQYTLKGADAEQWHPQFSYYGFRYLQVEGAVPANENNPEHLPEVQALAGWHTRNAAATVGDFSCSYELFNRIFRLVNWAVKSNMASVFTDCPHREKLGWLEEAHLMGNSIQYNFDVARLLRKITADMREAQLPNGMVPDIAPEYVVFSGGFRDAPEFGSAAVIVPWNAWRWYGDKKILSDNYHMMQQYVSYLESKSVNDTLCFGLGDWFDIGPNGVGESQNTPKSNTATAFYYYDLSILAQTARVLGYTNDVRRYQAQMARVKTAFNTFFFDKTTQQYASGSQAANALPVYMGLVPPQDKDAVIHHLVTDIQNRNNSITTGEISHSFLLRVLQAAGKSDLIYRMNARTDVPGYGYQLEHGATSLTESWQAYRYVSNNHLMLGHLMEWFYNTLAGIGQAENSEAFKHIIIHPQPVGGITFARASYQSLYGLISSEWQEQDGTFELTVKIPCNTTATVYLPASGNSRVLADGKPVSQVKAIRFAGKEGKQSLYNIGSGVYHFKVTPDTH
- a CDS encoding beta-N-acetylhexosaminidase produces the protein MNKYLSKLFMMLFLLACLQLQAQQHPSLIPLPQSVSWTTAQFPLAKCREIVASGDSLTKEASILAQVLATHGAHASVKQASTGDYSIQLKLGHVPAAYLPEEAYQLVVTGKRVVVTASTPHGIFNGLQTLYQLITASHTLPGCDITDYPAYRWRGYMVDVGRNFQSIPQLKQQIDVMARYKMNIFHFHLTEDVAWRLQIAGHPELTAPEHMTRNKGQYYSIPEVKELIQYCKDRFITLVPEIDIPGHSAAFRRATGEDMQREKGSRILEEAINEVAATYDIPYIHIGADEVNITNNKLLPAIAEIIHRHHKEVITWAPGGDPGSTIRQMWRDEKIGNAAVKYIDSRSLYLSDLDPMNSVVTIFNRQIGERTQGDESMMGAEICLWSDRRVAKESDLLLMTPVYPSMLAFAERSWRGGGYPGVVFFMGDDNTQRAKDFASFEARLLVHKRRYFSELPFQYVKQTGIHWKLFGPFENKGNLNTSYWPEQSQASLADSGAALHVTGGTIWLWQTHSFMGTTAWLPAPKENTTWYAFTRFWSDSDTTLTMFTELKDLSRSGADATPPAGEWDYMKSRIWLNSALVAPPVWAAPGREAGRLEDPMIDEGFSYRPPTAVKVKKGWNSVLVKLPLSSFDPMKDWQQPPKLMYTVIPVHREKGINWYENNTRYQPGK
- a CDS encoding DUF4998 domain-containing protein, whose translation is MNKLSCYIPLLCLVLPAFTACKKMDDTYRKFAVPDGIFYSGKANQPQVHAGHNRAKITWLRNADPNVATAKVFWNNYTDSISVTIPPAGDTISCIISNLPEKIYSFIIKTYDAKGNSSVPVEVFGASYGDTYQSSLLSRIVLNTVLYPDSAVATWSSADISNGAYATQIKYTDTLGNNRVSSFPISSTTSAIRDLKPGTGYQYRTVFLPDSLSIDTFYTDYVTSRPFAIRPQNWKIANSSSPLPGDQYTVTNMIDGNPRTLWVGQPAYPHWFSVDMGTPHQITSFTLYRAPGDDRGCDTFKLWTSSDNITWTDLGTFTFNRQTDEGQLFNIPLHPWARYFKFTGLTGPQSYIVLGDISAEGF
- a CDS encoding DUF5000 domain-containing lipoprotein, with the protein product MKYIIICLLCLLCFSCKKDGRIEYTDPNAPAPAQVSNIRVTPVPGGAIVTYKLPADPHLSYVKAVYDTRPGNLRETKASYFADTLHLVGFGDTLVHHVQLFSVGRNEKASAPIDIQVQPLRAPVLTTFNTLSMAATFGGVQISFQNDAKDNLAISVMLDSTGQNTWTTINTFYTSAPSGNFSIRGFDTTVRRFAVFVRDRWSNKSDTLIKSLKPIYEISVPKNTWSALKLPTDTWQPYFNLTIDHLWDGSINWYDNIFASTNASVLPQWFTIDIGKKVVLSRIVEHQFRYDHLYAGGAVKKFELWGTNNPSPDGSWGNWQLLGTFTSFKPSGLPMGQNTAEDMNYAWFHGEDFTFDHLLPAVRYIRFKTLETYDSPGAIVIAEIDLWGQIVP